Proteins encoded within one genomic window of Camelina sativa cultivar DH55 chromosome 19, Cs, whole genome shotgun sequence:
- the LOC104766041 gene encoding monothiol glutaredoxin-S10-like, whose amino-acid sequence MDVVARLASQRAVVIFSKSTCCMSHAIKRLFYEQGVSPAIVEIDQDMYGKDIEWALARLGCSPTVPAVFVGGKFVGMANTVMTLHLNGSLKMLLKDAGALWL is encoded by the coding sequence ATGGATGTGGTAGCAAGATTAGCGTCGCAAAGAGCAGTGGTGATATTCAGCAAGAGTACGTGTTGCATGTCTCATGCAATTAAACGGCTGTTTTACGAGCAAGGCGTGAGCCCGGCGATTGTAGAGATCGATCAAGACATGTACGGGAAAGACATCGAGTGGGCTTTGGCCCGTTTAGGCTGCAGCCCTACGGTTCCTGCGGTTTTTGTCGGAGGGAAGTTCGTAGGAATGGCCAATACTGTCATGACTCTTCATCTCAATGGGTCATTGAAAATGTTGCTCAAGGATGCTGGTGCTTTGTGGCTTTAA
- the LOC104766040 gene encoding protein STRUBBELIG-RECEPTOR FAMILY 4-like yields the protein MDMFIVDKTGIGYVHPTFLAAVSYMSSKTQHSNVVNLVGYCYKEGEYEVLVYEYLINGNLQDYLKEHAGLTFKQRVSIALGAAKGLQHLHKLSPPLQHKRFTTNKVMLDAYLNAKISDAGMSGFLQEIPVGRLLFDNEKGGSEETVDVYSFGLFLLELFTGEEPEELKSNNDIFLWMSEQIY from the exons ATGGACATGTTTATAGTGGACAAAACGGGGATTGGTTATGTCCATCCTACATTCTTGGCTGCG GTTTCTTACATGTCGTCTAAAACACAACATAGTAATGTGGTTAATCTTGTCGGCTATTGTTACAAAGAGGGTGAGTACGAAGTGCTCGTCTATGAGTATTTGATCAACGGTAACCTGCAAGATTATCTAAAAG AACATGCTGGTTTAACGTTCAAGCAAAGGGTGTCTATAGCTCTTGGAGCAGCCAAAG GGTTGCAACACTTGCACAAGTTGAGCCCTCCATTACAACACAAAAGGTTTACAACGAACAAAGTTATGCTTGATGCTTACCTCAATGCCAAGATTTCAGATGCGGGAATGTCGGGATTTCTTCAAGAAATACCTGTTGGTCGTTTGCTCTTCGATAATGAAAA AGGTGGTTCAGAGGAAACTGTTGACGTCTACAGCTTCGGGTTATTCCTTCTAGAGCTTTTCACCGGTGAAGAACCAGAAGAGCTAAAATCAAACAATGACATTTTTCTATGG ATGAGTGAGCAGATATATTGA
- the LOC104766039 gene encoding protein ALWAYS EARLY 3 — protein MAPSRSKKSKYKKTPRGKAVSPQKDEENMSKTKQRKRKLSDMLGPQWSKEELERFYEGYRKFGKEWKKVAAFVHSRSAEMVEALYTMNKAYLSLPEGTASVVGLNAMMTDHYSVLHGGSDSEQENNEGIETPRSASKRSRVKSSDHPSVGLEGLSDRLQFRSSSGFLPSLKKRRTENVPRAVGKRTPRIPISYAIEKDTRERYLSPVKRGLSQKGDDTDDDMEHEIAVALAEASRRGGSTKNSHIPNKKAKMYLSDKKGERMRADIDLAIAKLRAGDMEDVRCEPSLGSTEADNADYSGGRNDLTHGEGTSAMEVQQKGRKYYRRRLGIKKEDAKEACSGTDEAPSLGALDEKFEPERDEKSLKLTYKFSRRKSKKSLFTADEDTACDALQTLADLSLMMPETATDTESSVQVEENRAGKAFVSDFKGTDPASMSKSSSLRNSKQRRLGSNDLCNTETERKSPSSSLIRKRRQITSPTKVTKDELAATLQVVEPCNNKGIGEVNKPVGRGKRSAGIRNSHEKKPVKPQDRTPSSNNIVEEDELAPSNAVIKKQVNLPTKVRSRRKIVPEKPLTMGDWKNSETLEKFSHCISSFRARRWCLFEWFYSAIDYPWFARQEFVEYLDHVGLGHVPRLTRVEWGVIRSSLGKPRRFSQQFLKEEKEKLYLYRDSVRKHYDELNKGMREGLPMDLARPLNVSQRVISVHPKSREIHDGSVLTVDHSRYRIQFDNPELGVEFVKDTECMPLNPLENMPASLAKHYAFSNYNIQNSSEEKMQERVKESTPEGYLKLSCETGHLLNSPNFNISNSLKQEKVDISSSNPQAQDGVDEALDLQSLNPQPSTIGHIQAREADVKALSELTRALDKKELVLRELKCMNNEVVESQKDGHSAPKDSESFKKQYAAVLFQLSEINAQVSLALLGLRQRNTYQENVPYASIRHMSKSGEPDDQLTYVDSYASETNGFHVSEIVESSRIKARKMVYRAVQALASLRKDKNNVVNMEEAIDFVNNQLSIDQTEGPSVHQRQGAQDQRLPSTPNPPSSTPANDSHQNPPDQNDLQIPSELVSRCMATLLMIQKCTERQFPPSEVAQVLDSAVASLQPCCSQNLPIYTEIQKCMGIIRNQILALVPS, from the exons ATGGCGCCTTCAAGGTCAAAGAAATCCAAGTACAAGAAAACTCCCCGTGGTAAAGCTGTTTCTCCTCAAAAAGACGAAGAAAATATGAGTAAAACCAAACAACGG AAGAGGAAGTTGTCGGATATGTTAGGCCCTCAGTGGAGCAAGGAAGAGTTGGAGCGTTTTTATGAAGGATACCgcaaatttggaaaagaatGGAAAAAG GTGGCTGCGTTTGTACATAGCCGTTCTGCAGAAATGGTAGAGGCTCTATACACTATGAATAAG GCTTACTTGTCTCTTCCCGAAGGCACTGCTTCTGTGGTTGGCCTAAATGCGATGATGACTGATCACTACTCTGTTTTG CATGGAGGAAGTGACAGTGAGCAGGAAAACAATGAAGGCATTGAAACTCCAAGGTCAGCCTCTAAGCGCTCTAGAGTAAAATCCTCAGATCATCCCTCTGTAGGATTAGAGGGTCTGTCTGACCGCTTGCAATTCAGGTCTTCTTCAGGCTTCTTGCCATCGCTGAAAAAGAGACGTACTG AGAATGTGCCTCGTGCTGTTGGAAAAAGGACTCCTAGAATTCCTATCTCATATGCCATTGAGAAGGATACTAGGGAAAGATATTTATCACCTGTTAAGAGGGGTCTAAGTCAGAAGGGGGATGATACTGATGACGATATGGAACATGAGATTGCTGTAGCATTAGCTGAGGCTTCGCGACGAGGTGGCTCTACAAAGAACTCCCACATACCGAATAAAAAAGCAAAGATGTACCTCTCTGATAAAAAGGGTGAAAGAATG CGTGCCGATATTGACTTGGCGATTGCCAAGCTTCGTGCCGGTGATATGGAAGATGTTCGCTGTGAACCAAGCTTAGGAAGCACTGAAGCTGATAATGCGGATTATTCTGGAGGTAGAAATGACTTGACGCATGGAGAAGGTACTAGCGCCATGGAAGTGCagcaaaaaggaagaaaatactATAGGAGGAGATTAGGCattaaaaaagaagatgcaaaagAAGCCTGCAGTGGTACAGATGAAGCACCAAGCTTAGGCGCCCTCGATGAGAAATTTGAACCAGAAAGGGATGAGAAGTCTTTGAAACTGACATATAAATTTTCAAggagaaaaagtaaaaagagtcTCTTTACTGCAG ATGAAGACACAGCATGTGATGCTCTCCAGACGCTGGCAGATCTGTCGCTGATGATGCCTGAAACTGCCACGGATACTG AGTCATCTGTTCAAGTTGAGGAAAATCGAGCTGGAAAAGCTTTTGTGTCAGATTTTAAAGGGACTGATCCAGCATCAATGTCTAAAAGTAGTTCTCTTAGAAACTCCAAACAGAGAAGATTAGGCAGCAATGATCTTTGTAATACTGAAACTGAGAGAAAGAGTCCTAGTAGCTCTTTAATCCGAAAGAGACGGCAGATAACATCACCAACTAAG GTTACCAAAGATGAGCTTGCTGCAACTTTACAAGTCGTAGAGCCTTGCAATAACAAG GGAATAGGTGAGGTAAATAAGCCTGTTGGGAGAGGTAAACGGTCTGCAGGTATTCGAAACTCACATGAAAAGAAGCCTGTTAAACCTCAGGATCGTACTCCCTCAAGTAACAACatagtagaagaagatgagttagCTCCATCGAATGCAGtcataaaaaaacaagttaactTGCCAACTAAAGTTAGGAGCAGAAGAAAGATAGTACCTGAGAAACCTCTAACTATGGGTGACTGGAAAAATTCTGAGACTCTA GAGAAGTTTTCGCATTGCATATCTAGTTTCCGAGCACGAAGATGGTGTCTTTTTGAGTGGTTCTACAGTGCAATTGACTATCCATGGTTTGCCAGACAAGAGTTTGTTGAGTATTTGGATCATGTAGGGTTGGGCCATGTTCCTAGATTAACTCGCGTTGAATGGGGTGTCATAAGGAG TTCTCTTGGGAAACCGAGGCGATTTTCTCAACAGTTTTTGaaggaggagaaagaaaagCTATATCTATACAGGGACTCTGTAAGAAAACATTATGATGAACTAAACAAGGGCATGAGGGAAGGACTTCCAATGGATCTGGCTCGGCCTCTAAATGTTTCACAGAGAGTCATTTCCGTGCATCCAAAGTCGAGAGAGATTCATGACGGCAGTGTCCTAACTGTTGATCACTCTAGGTACCGGATTCAGTTTGACAACCCTGAATTAGGGGTGGAATTTGTTAAG GATACTGAATGCATGCCACTGAATCCTCTAGAAAACATGCCAGCATCACTTGCAAAGCACTATGCTTTCTCAAACTATAACATTCAGAATTCTAGTGAGGAGAAAATGCAAGAGCGGGTAAAGGAAAGCACGCCGGAAGGATATCTCAAACTTTCGTGTGAGACAGGCCATCTCTTAAACTCCCCAAATTTTAACATTAGCAATTCACTAAAGCAGGAGAAG GTAGATATCTCAAGTTCAAATCCACAAGCTCAAGATGGAGTCGACGAGGCTCTTGATTTACAATCGTTGAATCCTCAGCCTTCAACTATTGGACATATCCAGGCAAGAGAAGCTGATGTCAAAGCTCTCTCTGAACTAACACGTGCGCTTGACAAGAAG GAGCTAGTTTTGAGGGAGCTAAAGTGCATGAACAACGAGGTTGTGGAAAGTCAGAAAGATGGACATAGTGCTCCAAAGGATTCTGAATCTTTTAAGAAACAATATGCAGCAGTTCTCTTTCAGCTAAGCGAAATCAATGCGCAG GTTTCATTGGCACTTCTTGGCTTGAGGCAACGGAATACTTACCAAGAGAATGTACCATATGCATCTATAAGACACATGAGTAAATCAGGGGAACCTGATGACCAGTTGACCTACGTAGACAGTTACGCATCTGAAACCAACGGATTCCATGTGTCTGAGATCGTCGAAAGTTCTAGAATAAAAGCACGGAAAATGGTATACAGAGCTGTACAG GCGTTGGCGTCACTGaggaaagacaaaaacaatGTTGTAAATATGGAAGAAGCcattgattttgtaaataatcaGCTTTCTATAGATCAAACAGAAGGTCCATCAGTCCACCAAAGACAAGGTGCCCAGGATCAGCGTCTTCCCTCTACACCAAATCCACCTAGCTCAACTCCTGCCAATGATTCCCATCAAAACCCACCCGACCAAAATGACCTACAAATCCCATCTGAACTTGTTTCACGCTGTATGGCTACATTGCTTATGATACAG